The Desulfosoma sp. genomic interval GAAGTTTCAGCATGCGACGGGGCAACTGGAAAATACGGCGCAACTGAAACGGCACAAGCGCGACATCGCCAGAGTGTTGACCATATTGCACGAAAAGCAGCGCGTCGGCGAAGCGTAAGGGGCATGCTCATGGAAGAACGCACAACCAACAAGAAAACCCGCATCGGCACCGTGGTCAGTGACCGTATGGACAAGACGGTCGTCGTCCGTGTGGAGCGGCTGGTCAAGCACCCCAAGTACGGCAAGTATGTGCGACGCCGTAACAAGTTCAAAGCCCACGACGAAGAAAACCAGTGCCGTCTGGGGGATCGTGTGTTGATTCAAGAAAGCCGACCTCTAAGCAAGACGAAACATTGGGTGGTCGTAAAGATTGTGGAGCGAGCCGCTCTCTAGGAGGCTCTCGAGCACGGCATGAGCCGGGTTTTGAAGATGCCCAGTGAAGGCGGCCAAGGGAGGCCATCATGATTCAGGCGGAAACACAGTTGAACGCCGCGGACAATTCAGGTGCCAAGCGGCTGTACTGTATCAAGGTCCTGGGCGGGACTCGAAAACGCTACGCCACGGTGGGCGATATCATCGTGGTTTCAGTCAAGGAAGCCATCCCCAACTCCAAAGTGAAGAAAGGGGATGTCATG includes:
- the rpsQ gene encoding 30S ribosomal protein S17 yields the protein MEERTTNKKTRIGTVVSDRMDKTVVVRVERLVKHPKYGKYVRRRNKFKAHDEENQCRLGDRVLIQESRPLSKTKHWVVVKIVERAAL
- the rpmC gene encoding 50S ribosomal protein L29 produces the protein MKAATLRDMSVEELRRKLVELRESLFNLKFQHATGQLENTAQLKRHKRDIARVLTILHEKQRVGEA